The following coding sequences are from one Haliotis asinina isolate JCU_RB_2024 chromosome 3, JCU_Hal_asi_v2, whole genome shotgun sequence window:
- the LOC137278276 gene encoding uncharacterized protein: protein MFGREPRLPIDLTFGIGTNHGHESVSSYGDSLRKKLQEAYDLAARASETAKDRQKTGYDLRVRGATVQTGDRVLVKALAFDGKHKLADRWEEDPFVVLSQPNQDIPVFVVRRETGEGRKRTLHRNHLLPIGSVPIFEAPSAPKPTPAPRSRTPAKPVTNSSNTLELEDTQDNESDEEALDIIPAVPDEDTFISEKTVDKDTSISQTSGDDHVSVETDGNASGGDDHMQTDTEDGTEAGPEDTSEQEDSVGRESPPAPPVVVSRPTPPPRRSGRQTKRPTWQTSGEYVMCQTSDPDWHQKSRRIEQLAATGVIGHISSGISKALLSLIDESQE, encoded by the coding sequence ATGTTTGGTCGAGAGCCCCGTCTGCCGATTGATCTGACTTTTGGCATTGGAACCAACCACGGACATGAATCAGTTTCATCATATGGGGATTCTCTTCGAAAGAAACTTCAAGAGGCTTATGACTTAGCAGCCAGAGCATCCGAGACGGCAAAGGATAGACAGAAGACTGGTTATGACTTGAGAGTGCGTGGCGCGACTGTTCAGACTGGTGACAGAGTACTGGTAAAAGCACTTGCATTTGATGGGAAACACAAATTGGCAGATCGCTGGGAAGAGGATCCGTTTGTTGTTCTCTCGCAGCCAAACCAGGATATCCCTGTGTTTGTTGTGCGGAGAGAGACAGGAGAGGGGAGGAAGAGGACCCTTCATCGGAATCACCTCTTACCCATTGGATCAGTTCCCATATTTGAGGCACCATCTGCACCAAAGCCAACACCTGCACCAAGATCCAGGACACCTGCTAAACCAGTCACCAATTCATCAAACACCTTGGAATTAGAAGACACCCAGGATAATGAGTCAGATGAGGAAGCTCTGGATATAATTCCAGCAGTTCCTGATGAAGACACTTTCATCAGTGAGAAAACTGTGGATAAGGACACATCTATCTCACAGACAAGTGGTGACGACCATGTGTCTGTTGAGACAGATGGTAATGCTTCTGGTGGTGACGACCACATGCAGACTGATACTGAAGACGGCACAGAAGCAGGACCTGAAGACACATCAGAGCAAGAAGACTCAGTTGGAAGAGAAtctcctcctgcacctcctgTAGTTGTCTCAAGACCAACACCGCCTCCACGACGTTCTGGACGCCAAACCAAGAGACCAACATGGCAGACGTCCGGGGAATATGTGATGTGCCAGACTTCTGATCCAGATTGGCATCAGAAGAGTCGGCGTATAGAACAGTTAGCTGCTACTGGCGTCATTGGTCACATCAGCAGCGGCATTTCTAAAGCACTTCTTTCACTCATTGATGAATCCCAAGAATGA